CAAATGTGCTTTCGTTCTCTCCGTCCGATTTGTCTCGGGGGCGACACTGAAATGGCTGGCCTCGCTACGGTGGGACGTGACAGAGCGAAACAGCGACGGGCCGACCGGCGAAGACTTCGACGCACCAATCGTAACCTGCGAGCGCTGTGACCGCGAGTGGGACCTCGCCGAGGAGTTCGCGGACTTGGGCGTCGGCAACCACGCCGTCGAGCAGTTCGCGCTCGACCACCGGCGACACACCGGCCACTTCCCCGACGAGATTGCGACGTGGCGCGCGGTGTGTCGCCACTGCCCGGAGGAGACCGAACGACTCGCCAGCGATGCCGCGACGCGGTGGGCCGAGACCCATGCCCGGCACACCCGCCACGCGGTCGAGATTCGCCACGCGAGGAGCGACGAGACGACGCTGGTCGAAGCGGACGACGCCGAATGAATCTCTTTAGCCGCCATGTTAAAAACAATCTAATTAATTATAATAGAAAATAATTTAACCGTGGGGCAGGCCAACATGTGGTAGGAGGTGACAAAGATGATGTTCGACATTAGCGCGGTGCCGTTCTGTACGTGCAAAGAGTTCCCGACGCTGGACTGTTGAGTCCCGTCGAGGAGTCGTATCGCTCGCAAACGACCTTCGAAGTGCGGTCGCGGGCTACAGGCCGAGGAACTGCTCGGCGTTCTCCCAGAGAATCTTGCGTTGGACTTCCTCAGGGAAGTCGAGTTCGTCGAACTGCTCTAGCCACGGCGCTGGTTCTATCATCGGGTAGTCCGTCCCGAACATCACCTTGTCCTTCAGGAGGCTCTTCGCGTAGTGTAGCACTTGGTCGTCGATGTACCGTGGCATCCACCCCGAGAGGTCCATGTAGACGTTGCCCTTCTGCTGGCAGATGGCCAACTGCTCTTTCTCCCACGGGAACGCGGGATGAGCGATGAGGATTTGCAGGTCGGGATGCTCGGCGGCCACGTCGTCTATCAACATCGGGTTCCCGTGTTTTATCTTCAGGCCGCGGCCGCCGGGAGCGCCAGCGCCGAGCGTGGAGTTGCCGCCGTGGAACACGACGGGGACACCGAGGTCTTCGATGGTGGCGAACAGCTCCTCGTGTTCGGGGTCGCTCGGGTCGAAGCCCTGCGCTATCTGTTGGAACTTGAACCCCGAGAGGTCGAGGTCCTTCACCGCGCGCTCGGCCTCCTGCACGCAGTCGTCTTTCAGCGGGTCTACGCTGGCGAACCCGACGAAGAAGTCGTCGTATTCGTCGCGCACCTCCGCGACGTAGTCGTTGGGCACCGGCGGGTTGCCGGTGTTGGTCTCGGCGTCCCACCCCAACAGGACGGTCCGCCCGATGCCGACCTCGTGGTACTCCTCGATGAGCGAGTCGTAGGTGTCGGTCTCGATGGAGGTGCCGAACTTGTTCGCGGCGTCCTCCATCATCAGGCCGCCAGCGTCGTGCAGGAACTCCTCGGTCGGTTGGTGGCAGTGCGTGTCGATGATGGGGTTGTCGTCGGGGTGGTCGGCCACTACGTCAAGTTTGGGCATGCGACAGTGTTCGGGGAGTGTGGTGAAAAATAGTGCGAATCGAACTGTTCAGTCGCGTGACGCGAGGACGCTACGTCCCGAGCGCGACGACGACCAAATACGAGAAGGCGTTGTTGGCGGCGTGCAACAGACTCGCGCCGGTGAGGTCGCCCTGCCGGAGTCGGAGCGCGGTCGGGAAGACGCTCCAGACCGTAACGAAGACACCGCCCGCCACGCCGAAAAAGGGAACGTGAATCGCGCCGAAGACCAGAATCATCCCCGCGGCGGCCGCGAGCGGTGACCACCCGCGAGCGAGCAGCCCGCCGAGCAGGAGACCGCGGTACAGCATCTCCTCGGCCCACGGCCCGAGCAGGACCGGACCGGCGAGGACGACTGCGAGGGTCGCGGGGTCCGACAGCGAGTACGCGAGACCGCCCATCTCGTAGCCGAACGCCGACGTGACGGCCGTTGTCGCCTCGTAGACGCCGAGACCGAGAACGAACGCCGCGGCGACGACAAGCAATTCCCGACCGGTCGGTCGCCGGAACGGGAACGCCGCTCGGCGCTCGGCAGACGAGAGGACCGCGTACGCGCCGCCGAGGACGACCGCGTTGGCGAGACCGTAGAGCAGGAACGCGGTCGGCAGGTCGAACTCGCTCGGTCCGGTGCCGGTGAGTCCGCCGACGACAGCGAACGCGACGAGCGCGACGGGCATCGCCGCGACGGCAGTCCCGACCGCGAACAACGACCGATCTTCAAGTGCCGCCGCGTCGGGAGGGTCGCCGCGCCGTGCAGACGAGTGGCTCATGGGCAACAGTAACAGATACGTTACAAAAATATTGCTACTCGTCTCTACGGAGCGAACCGAATCGCCCTACTCGCCTTCCGCTTCTTTCTTGATCAGGAACTTCATGTCGCCCTCGAAGACCACGGTGTCCTCTTGGTTCGTCATCGTCGTGTCGATGACGACCAACCCGGCGTCGTCCCGACTCGAAATGTCCTTGGTCTCGACGACCTCCATGTCGAGGCTGATGGTGTCGTCCATGTGGACCGGATTCGGGATATCCATGTAGTTCATCCCGAGGAACGCGAGGACGGTCCGCTCCAAGATTCCGGTCCGGTAGACGAACCCGGTCGCCAGCACGAACGTCATCGGGCCGTGGGCCACGCGCTCGCCGAAGTTTTCGTCTTCGGCGTACTCCTTGTTGGTGTGCAGTTCCGTCCAGTCGCCCGCGAACGCCGAGTGCATCACGAAGTCGTACTCGGTGACTGTCCGGCCGACGCTCTCGAAGGTCTGGCCCTCCTCGAAGTCCCCGAAGTGGTGGGGCGTGTAGCTGTAAGGCATACCTCCGGGTTCGCACGGTGGCGACAAAATTCTATGGTATTTTCCGTGAAGATGAGCGCGGCGTCGGGAGTGTCCGCCGCCGAGAAGGTTTGATGCCGAGAGTTGGACACCGAGAGAGTCCGATTCCGGGAGAGTTCGACGCCGAGGATGAGTCGAGGCGAACCGAGAACTAAGTGTCTCTCCTCCGAACTACGCCCGTGACTGACATCCCCGACGAGTGCGACGACGAAATCGCGGCGTTCCGTGGCCGGGTGTATCTCCCCGACGGGAAGTAATTTATTTGTCCTTTCCGACCTTACGACCGACCGCACACGGGTGTTAGCATGGACAGGAGAGCAGTTCTCGGTAAGTCCAAGGCGGAACTGGTCATGGCACGAATCGGAGAACTGATGGCGGCGTCCTACCTCCTATTGCTGTTGCCAATTCTTCCGTTCCTGCTGGCGTACGTCGCCATCCAGAAGGTACTGGCGCTGTTCACCGGGCAGTCGAACGAGCGCCAGCGGTTCGACCCTCGGTCGGGGACGCCGCCGTCGTAGTCGCCCGAACATCGTCGGTGTCCACGCGGCGAGCGGAACAGACGACGTATCGGACGCCGAGGACCCCGGCGGTCGATTTCCGTAGTTTTCGTCGACCCCCGTGGGGTTCGAGGCCTATTGCGGGTCGACGGAAATGTTGATGTGGGTTCGGCCGCCAGTGGGCGTATGGCCGGGAAATCCGGCATGGTTTCAGCAGAACCCTTGTGGGTTTGAAGCCCTCGTAGCCGGGGAGCGGGCCGGTATTCGCTATGGTTTCAGCAGAACCCTTGTGGGTTTGAAGCTCGCGGGCACACTCTCGGTCCTCCGGCACCTCGACCTGGTTTCAGCAGAACCCTTGTGGGTTTGAAGCCGAAAGACGCTCTCGAAGAGGACGGGCACGTTGACCCGTTTCAGCAGAACCCTTGTGGGTTTGAAGCACGACCTCGGAAGCGACAGACCTGGCGGATGGCCCTTGTTTCAGCAGAACCCTTGTGGGTTTGAAGCATGCGCTACGCGGTCCGAGAGACCCTTCGGCGCGAGCGTTTCAGCAGAACCCTTGTGGGTTTGAAGCTACGAGAAGATAGACGAGGAGATACGGGACACGGAGTGGTTTCAGCAGAACCCTTGTGGGTTTGAAGCTGAGTATTGTAGTATGTAGGCCTATCCGACTATGTTTCAGCAGAACCCTTGTGGGTTTGAAGCTACAACCGATACTGCGAAGACGACATCGCAGAACTGTTTCAGCAGAACCCTTGTGGGTTTGAAGCACCGACGCGATAGAAGACTTGCGAGAGCTAGAGGACGGTTTCAGCAGAACCCTTGTGGGTTTGAAGCATTCGCCAGCAACGCAACACGTCCTACGGCGTCCACGTTTCAGCAGAACCCTTGTGGGTTTGAAGCTCTCGTCGCCCGAGCAACAAGCTGCGGACGCTCAAAGTTTCAGCAGAACCCTTGTGGGTTTGAAGCTGCCCGAAAGCACTGGAACAACGGGGGTGTCAACCGCCAACCGGAGTTGTTCCAGCAGAACCCCGATGCGTTTGAAACACGTCGCGGGACCACTCGCCCAGCATGGCGGAACGTTTCACAACACTCACTCGAACGCACCGAAAGCGACGCCTCACGCACGCTCGCGGAGGTCTTCCAGCACCGAGAGCGTGCCCTCGGAGTACGACTCCTCTAGCACCACGTCGGCGGCGCGTTGGGCCTTGGCGTCGGCGTTGGCGACCGCGTAGGACTCGCCAGCGACGCCGAACGTTGACACGTCGTTCTCCGAGTCGCCGACGGCGGCGAACTCCTCGGGAGTGCGGTCGAGGAGCGGCGCGAGCGACTTCAGGCCGAGTCCCTTCTCGATGCGGGGCGATTTGACGTGGTAGGCGAATCCGGTGTCTACGACCTCCAGTCCGTGTTCGGCCGCGAGTTCTTCGAGCGGGCCGAGCGGTTGGTCCCGAGCGACCGCGATTTCGGTCTCGCGCCAGCGGTTCGTGAGGTCGGTCTGACCCCACCCGATGTCGTGTCCCGCCGCGACGTACTCCTCGGCGACGCGACGCGCGGCCTCGCCGTCGCCGTTCGTCGTCACTTGCTCGCCCGAGAGGACGACGCCGCCGTTCTCGGCGATGACGTTCTGTTCGATGTGCATGAAGTGACAGAGCGAGACCGGATAGGGGAACGACTTCCCGGTGGCGATGACGACCGGCGCGTCCCACTGGGGAAGCACGTCGAAGAATCGCGGGTCTACGGAGTCGTCGGGGCGGGTCATCGTGCCGTCGATATCGAGGACGAGCGGCGGAACCATGCGGTAGCGTCGGAGCGTGAGGCACAAAAAGTGGTCGTTCGAAGCCGCGGACGCCGATTCAGAGGCCGAGCGACGGCACCCAGACGCTCTGGGAGAAGACGCCGACGGCGGCCAGCACCGTGACGAGGAACGTGCCGACGACGATGGCCGCGGCGGGCGGGTCGAAGTGCGTGTCGGCGTGCGCGTAGAAGACGCGCTGGACGAGTTCGCCAGCGAGCGCGCAGATGACGCCAAAGACGCCGCCGACCACGAGCGCCGAGGAGAGCGGAATCGCGGCCGCGACCTCCGCGGGCGAGACCGTCGTAACCGGCATCCCGGCCGGAGCAAGCGCCAGCGCCGCGGTGCTGGAGGGCAGGCTGATGTGGTGAGTCACCGGAATCTTCTCGACGCCGCAGTTGAGGAAGACCAGACTCGCGGCGCTGATGCCGAACGCGAGGAACGGACTGCCGGTCTTGTACGCGGTGAACGCCGCAAGGATGCCCACGACGAGACCGAGCATCGCCACGTTGGCCCACTTGTACTGGTGAGGAAGCCACGGTTCGACGACGAACCGGCCTTCGGCGGTTCCGCCGTCAGAGCGCGGTTCGTCGCTGTCGGCACGAGCGTCACCGTCGTCGCCGGGCGCGCCGCCGTCCGCGGCCGGTTCGCCGCTCCCGTCGTCGGCCGTCGCAGCCTCGCCGATGATGCGTCGGTCACCGTCCTCGAACGGCGACATGTCGAGGATGCCGCCGCTGGTGTCGCCGATGAGGTCGTAGCCGAAAACGAGTCGGTGGGCGACTGCCGACAGCACGACACCCATTGCGATGGGGTCGTAGGGCATCCCGATGGTCGAAGAGACGGTGGTCAGCCAGTAGCCCAGAATACCGAACGCGCCGCCGACCGCGAGTACGTCGGGCTTGGTGCCCTGCGCGAACGCGATGTGCTTGGCGTTGTGAAAGTCGAAGCCCGACTCCATGTACCCCCTTTTGGCGGCGTAGGCGGCCGCGGCCGCGCCGCCAGCGAAGCTGATGGCCGGAGAGAACACCGGACCGAACGCGATGGAACCGGTGATACCGACCGCCGCGAGTTCGCCCGCCGCGCCCGCCTCGGACGCGCCAGCGATGGTTTTGCCGATGACGTTGGCCGCCTCGCCCGCGATGACCATGAAGCCGGTGAAGATGAACGCTGGGAGCGCCCCGAGCGCCGCGCCGAACGCGCCGCCCGCGAACGCCGCCAGTAACATCTCGACCGCCCACAAGTCGGCCCAAGCCATCAGGTCTCACCGCCGTCGCGCGCCCAGTCGGTCGAACGCTCGACAGCGTCGGCCCACCGGTCGTACATCTCGTCGGCCGCCTCGCGGTTCATCTCCGGTTCGAACTCGCGGTCAACCCGCCAGTTGTCCCGGAGTTCTTCGGGACCGTCCCAGTAGCCGACCGCGAGACCCGCCGCGTAGGCGGACCCGAGCGCGGTCGTCTCGTCCACTTCGGGGCGGGCGATTTCGGAGCCGATAATGTCGGCCTGTAGCTGACAGAGGAAGTTGTTCTTGACCGCGCCGCCGTCAACTTTCAGGCTCTCCATCTCGATGCCGCTGTCGGCGACCATCGCCTCGGCCACGTCACGGGTCTGGTAGGCGATGGATTCGAGCGTCGCGCGCACGACGTGTTCGCGGCGCGTGCCGCGGGTCATCCCGACGATGGTCCCCCGAGCGCGCTGGTCCCAGTGGGGTGCCCCGAGACCCGTGAACGCCGGGACGACGTAGACGCCGTCGGTCGAATCGACGCTCCGGGCCAGCGTCTCGGTTTCGGCGGCGTCCTCGATGAGCGTCATGTCTTCGAGCCACTCGATAGCCGCGCCGGTGACGAAGATGGACCCTTCGAGGGCGTACTGGACGGGTTCGCCCGAGCGCTGGAACCCGACCGTCGTCAGCAGACCGTGGTCGCTGTCCACCGCCTCGTTGCCCGTGTTCATCAGGAAGAAGCTCCCCGTTCCGTAGGTATTCTTCGCGTCGCCCGCGTCGAAGCAGGTCTGGCCGAAGAGCGCGGCCTGCTGGTCGCCCAGCGCGCCCGCGACCGGAACCTCGGCGTTGAGGAACCCCTCGGGGTCGGTCGTGCCGTAGTAGTCCTCGTCGCTGGAGGGTCGAACCTCGGGGAGGCAGGCCGCCGGAACGCCGAACTCGTCGAGGAGGTCGTCGTCCCACGCCATCTCGTGGATGTCGAACAGCATCGTCCGGGAGGCGTTGGTCACGTCGGTGACGTGGTTCCCGGTCAGGTTGTAGACGAGCCACGAGTCGATGGTCCCGAAGAGGATTTCCCCGTCGGCGGCCCGCTCTTTCAGGTCCGCGGGGCGGGCGCGCTGGGTCTTGATGGGGTCGGCGTTGTCCAGCAACCACTCGGCCTTGGTCGCCGAGAAGTAGGCGTCGGCTTCCAGACCGGTCTTGGACCGGATATCCTCGACCTTGTCTTCGGTCTCCAACCGCTCGACACGGTCGGTCGTTCGTCGGTCCTGCCAGACGATGGCGTTGTGGACCGGTTTGCCGGTGTCGCGGTCCCAGAGCAGGGTCGTCTCGCGCTGGTTTGTGACGCCGATGGCGGCGAGTTGGTCGGCTGAGAGACCGGCGTCGTCGAGCGCCCGGCGGACGACCAGTTTGGTGTTGTCCCAGATTTCGAGCGGGTCGTGTTCGACCCAACCGGGTTCCGGGTAAATCTGTTCGTGCGTTTCGTAGGCGTCCGTTACGACCGTTCCGTCGTGGTCGAAGACCATGAATCGGGTTCCCGTGGTCCCTTGGTCGATGGCTCCGACGTAGGTGTTTCCTGACATTGTGTTGAGTATATTGTCGCTTCGCTCCGCCGGTTTCGCTCCTGCCACCGTCACGGCGTCGCTCCTCCGGGAAGGCGTGTTGCTAACGAACACGGGCCACAGCGTCATAAGTTTTCACCGAGTTACTGGTAAATGGGTGGTAGAAACGGCGGCGAGAGTAGCTCAACGACGAGTAACTACGAGCGAACGGGAGACCAGTCAAATCCGAAAGACCCGAAACAGCGATGCTCTCAAGTAGTTTCCGACCAACTTGCGACCAGATGACCGACACCGAGGTCCTTGTCGTCGGGGGCGGTTCGACCGGGTGTGGCGTGGCCCGCGACCTCGCCATGCGCGGGGTGGACGTGACCCTCGTCGAGAAGGGGAACCTGACGAACGGAACCACCGGCCGAATGCACGGCCTGCTCCACAGCGGGGGTCGCTACGCCGTCTCCGACCAAGCGAGCGCGAAAGAGTGTATCGAGGAGAACCGCGTTCTCCGGGATATCGCCGGTCACTGCGTCGAGATGACCGGCGGCCAGTTCGTCCAGTTGGAGGGCGACCCCGACGAGTATTTCAAGGAGAAACTAGACGGATGCCGCGAGTGCGGTATCCCGGCCGAGGTGCTGACCGGGGAGGAGGCCCGCGAGGAGGAACCGTATCTGACCGAGGACGTGAAGCGCGCGATTCGGGTGCCCGACGGCGCAATCGACCCCTTCCGACTCTGCGTGGCGAACGCCGCGAGCGCGCAAAACCACGGCGCGCGTATCGAGACCCACGCCGAAGTCACGGACGTGCTGGTCGAGGGTGAAAGCGCGGACGGTGACGGAAGCGAAGGCGGGCGAGTACGGGGCGTCGAGGTCCGCCACGACTCCGGGCCGGGGACGCGCCAACACGGAAAATCGGGCGAAGTCGAGGAGATTACCGCCGACCACGTCGTCAACGCCACGGGCGCGTGGGCCGGACAAATCGGCGATTTCGCGGGCGTTGACGTGGAAGTCCGCCCGTCGAAGGGCGCGATGGTCGTGATGAACTGTCGGCAGGTAGACACCGTCATCAACCGTTGTCGGCCCAAGGGCGACGCCGACATCGTGGTGCCCCAC
This genomic stretch from Halorussus pelagicus harbors:
- a CDS encoding amidohydrolase family protein, which gives rise to MPKLDVVADHPDDNPIIDTHCHQPTEEFLHDAGGLMMEDAANKFGTSIETDTYDSLIEEYHEVGIGRTVLLGWDAETNTGNPPVPNDYVAEVRDEYDDFFVGFASVDPLKDDCVQEAERAVKDLDLSGFKFQQIAQGFDPSDPEHEELFATIEDLGVPVVFHGGNSTLGAGAPGGRGLKIKHGNPMLIDDVAAEHPDLQILIAHPAFPWEKEQLAICQQKGNVYMDLSGWMPRYIDDQVLHYAKSLLKDKVMFGTDYPMIEPAPWLEQFDELDFPEEVQRKILWENAEQFLGL
- a CDS encoding CPBP family intramembrane glutamic endopeptidase, with the protein product MSHSSARRGDPPDAAALEDRSLFAVGTAVAAMPVALVAFAVVGGLTGTGPSEFDLPTAFLLYGLANAVVLGGAYAVLSSAERRAAFPFRRPTGRELLVVAAAFVLGLGVYEATTAVTSAFGYEMGGLAYSLSDPATLAVVLAGPVLLGPWAEEMLYRGLLLGGLLARGWSPLAAAAGMILVFGAIHVPFFGVAGGVFVTVWSVFPTALRLRQGDLTGASLLHAANNAFSYLVVVALGT
- a CDS encoding MaoC/PaaZ C-terminal domain-containing protein translates to MPYSYTPHHFGDFEEGQTFESVGRTVTEYDFVMHSAFAGDWTELHTNKEYAEDENFGERVAHGPMTFVLATGFVYRTGILERTVLAFLGMNYMDIPNPVHMDDTISLDMEVVETKDISSRDDAGLVVIDTTMTNQEDTVVFEGDMKFLIKKEAEGE
- a CDS encoding HAD-IIB family hydrolase, whose product is MVPPLVLDIDGTMTRPDDSVDPRFFDVLPQWDAPVVIATGKSFPYPVSLCHFMHIEQNVIAENGGVVLSGEQVTTNGDGEAARRVAEEYVAAGHDIGWGQTDLTNRWRETEIAVARDQPLGPLEELAAEHGLEVVDTGFAYHVKSPRIEKGLGLKSLAPLLDRTPEEFAAVGDSENDVSTFGVAGESYAVANADAKAQRAADVVLEESYSEGTLSVLEDLRERA
- the glpK gene encoding glycerol kinase GlpK, producing MSGNTYVGAIDQGTTGTRFMVFDHDGTVVTDAYETHEQIYPEPGWVEHDPLEIWDNTKLVVRRALDDAGLSADQLAAIGVTNQRETTLLWDRDTGKPVHNAIVWQDRRTTDRVERLETEDKVEDIRSKTGLEADAYFSATKAEWLLDNADPIKTQRARPADLKERAADGEILFGTIDSWLVYNLTGNHVTDVTNASRTMLFDIHEMAWDDDLLDEFGVPAACLPEVRPSSDEDYYGTTDPEGFLNAEVPVAGALGDQQAALFGQTCFDAGDAKNTYGTGSFFLMNTGNEAVDSDHGLLTTVGFQRSGEPVQYALEGSIFVTGAAIEWLEDMTLIEDAAETETLARSVDSTDGVYVVPAFTGLGAPHWDQRARGTIVGMTRGTRREHVVRATLESIAYQTRDVAEAMVADSGIEMESLKVDGGAVKNNFLCQLQADIIGSEIARPEVDETTALGSAYAAGLAVGYWDGPEELRDNWRVDREFEPEMNREAADEMYDRWADAVERSTDWARDGGET